The Xenopus tropicalis strain Nigerian chromosome 2, UCB_Xtro_10.0, whole genome shotgun sequence genome window below encodes:
- the LOC100485036 gene encoding olfactory receptor 51E1: MLNVTYSTPAVLKLGFGELRSMRYLYSILVLGGFVIVVTSNVAIIAAVLLNRGLQESMYIFICMLCLNGLYGSLAFFPSLFINLLCETQTISYTGCLIQAFCLNTYTGCEFTILTIMALDRYICICYPLRYIAIMSLPTVLRLIIAAWLTAILPFTVHYILTLRLPLCDSTIVKIYCDNWSVVRLSCIDTSWNQISGLILTMGFLVVMPALIFFSYAMILWACTKSSKQIRTKALQTCVPHLITITNFIADRLFEVILHRITLNNIPYSLMIFISVYVYVVPPLLNPLIYGLKLKDIRVKIVQLICNQ; this comes from the coding sequence ATGTTGAATGTGACATACTCCACTCCGGCTGTACTTAAGCTTGGCTTTGGTGAGTTGAGGTCAATGAGATATCTCTACAGCATCTTGGTCTTGGGTGGCTTTGTGATCGTGGTGACCTCAAACGTTGCAATCATTGCTGCTGTTTTGCTGAACAGAGGTCTACAGGAGtcaatgtacattttcatttgcatGTTGTGTCTCAATGGACTCTATGGCAGCCTTGCATTTTTCCCAAGCCTCTTCATCAACCTGCTGTGTGAGACCCAGACTATTTCCTATACGGGGTGCTTGATACAGGCGTTCTGCCTGAACACATATACCGGGTGTGAGTTCACCATACTCACCATCATGGCTCTTGATCGTTACATCTGTATTTGCTACCCCCTGAGATATATAGCCATAATGTCCTTGCCCACTGTTCTGAGATTGATTATTGCTGCCTGGCTGACTGCCATCCTGCCATTTACGGTACATTATATACTGACTCTACGGCTTCCCTTGTGCGACTCAACTATAGTGAAGATCTACTGTGACAACTGGTCGGTAGTGAGACTTTCCTGCATCGATACAAGCTGGAACCAAATCTCGGGATTAATCCTCACCATGGGTTTCCTTGTGGTGATGCCGGCACTGATTTTCTTCTCTTATGCCATGATTCTATGGGCCTGCACAAAGTCCTCCAAGCAGATTAGAACAAAGGCCTTACAGACCTGCGTGCCTCACTTGATCACCATCACTAATTTTATTGCTGATCGGCTCTTTGAGGTTATTCTCCATCGTATCACACTCAACAATATCCCTTATTCACTGATGATATTCATCTCTGTCTATGTCTATGTGGTCCCCCCTCTGCTGAACCCCCTGATTTATGGACTGAAATTAAAGGATATAAGAGTGAAGATTGTTCAGCTCATTTGCAACCAATGA